The following coding sequences lie in one Silene latifolia isolate original U9 population chromosome 5, ASM4854445v1, whole genome shotgun sequence genomic window:
- the LOC141657759 gene encoding uncharacterized protein LOC141657759, translating into MVIINGEKCSLVTCRRQQSHKYVPDEIWLEIFSRLPIKSLFISRCVCKLWRNNIFTLGNIIDTDPMYIPLCGLFLVCLRPDKKDSFCYICLRTKTCFITRFNTPKNNLYYSSGFESGLLADLSFDFSIIYKFTKRARDKRFLAFTVSGGLIVVALHDASWEVRNPATKQIYVVPKSPTTAKHGFKCHNTWEIGGHIIKLPSRLTEQRSGFIFVMFSTQLSITEVYYSMTRTWKKYDMMLDAEVMAPGNYWHALNYVVCNESGVLCLYVLTNKGLGVALKFEGSMNSEMSQYCFPLPKVVVAGVMNNTKIWECENSLYLSYYNPTGLWIWKAGCTQIDAWAWVPLIEIKPARQWCKPVAREHLSKVVLDATVRVIVLAWHPDVAVVYLMVKSSIFAYNLNTDTLDTICGVKDDGDGRTDCNYYAVTFKPFLNFMDAGEELPSNGCENATER; encoded by the exons ATGGTGATCATTAATGGTGAGAAATGCTCCCTTGTAACCTGTCGCCGTCAACAAAGTCATAAGTATGTGCCTGATGAAATATGGCTCGAGATTTTTTCAAGATTGCCTATCAAGTCTCTCTTCATAAGTCGATGTGTGTGTAAGTTGTGGAGAAACAATATCTTCACCCTGGGAAATATAATCGACACCGACCCTATGTATATTCCTCTGTGCGGTCTCTTTCTTGTATGCCTTAGACCTGATAAAAAAGACTCTTTTTGCTACATTTGTTTGAGGACCAAGACGTGTTTCATCACACGCTTCAACACTCCCAAAAATAATTTATATTACTCCAGTGGCTTTGAAAGTGGGTTGCTGGCTGACTTATCCTTTGATTTTTCAATAATATACAAGTTCACAAAGCGTGCTCGTGATAAGCGGTTTCTTGCATTCACTGTGAGCGGAGGTTTGATTGTGGTAGCTCTTCATGATGCCAGTTGGGAAGTGCGCAATCCAGCCACTAAGCAAATTTATGTTGTGCCAAAGTCCCCGACTACGGCAAAACATGGTTTTAAATGCCACAATACTTGGGAAATCGGTGGTCACATCATCAAACTCCCTTCCCGTCTCACCGAACAAAGGTCTGGCTTTATTTTTGTCATGTTTTCTACCCAATTGAGCATCACGGAAGTCTACTATTCGATGACTCGTACGTGGAAAAAATATGATATGATGCTGGACGCTGAAGTTATGGCGCCAGGAAACTACTGGCATGCATTAAATTATGTAGTTTGCAATGAAAGTGGAGTTTTGTGTTTGTATGTGTTGACAAACAAGGGCCTTGGCGTAGCACTGAAATTCGAGGGCTCCATGAATTCTGAGATGAGTCAATACTGTTTTCCTTTGCCTAAAGTCGTCGTTGCAGGTGTAATGAATAACACAAAAATTTGGGAGTGTGAAAACAGCCTTTATCTTTCCTACTACAACCCCACTGGACTCTGGATTTGGAAAGCGGGTTGCACCCAAATTGATGCGTGGGCGTGGGTCCCTTTGATTGAGATCAAGCCTGCAAGACAATGGTGCAAGCCAGTAGCCCGTGAACATCTATCCAAAGTGGTCCTTGATGCAACGGTTCGTGTAATTGTGCTTGCATGGCACCCAGATGTTGCTGTTGTATACCTTATGGTCAAATCCTCAATATTTGCATACAATTTAAATACGGACACCCTTGACACGATTTGTGGTGTAAAAGATGATGGTGATGGGCGTACAGACTGTAATTATTATGCTGTTACTTTTAAGCCGTTCCTGAACTTTATGGATGCTGGTGAAGAG TTGCCAAGCAATGGATGCGAGAATGCGACTGAGAGATAG